In one window of Bos taurus isolate L1 Dominette 01449 registration number 42190680 breed Hereford chromosome 4, ARS-UCD2.0, whole genome shotgun sequence DNA:
- the FMC1 gene encoding protein FMC1 homolog, producing MAALGSPLRTWRGLLRELRYLNAATGRPYRDTAAYRYLVKAFRAHRVTSEKLCRAQHELHFQAATYLCLLRSIREHVALHQEFHGKGERSVEESAGLVGLKLPQQPGGKGWEP from the exons ATGGCGGCCTTAGGGTCACCGCTGCGCACTTGGCGAGGCCTTCTACGGGAGTTGCGCTACTTGAACGCGGCCACAGGCCGACCCTATCGCGACACCGCGGCCTATCGGTATCTCGTCAAAGCTTTCCGTGCACATCGG GTCACCAGTGAGAAACTGTGCAGAGCCCAGCATGAGCTTCATTTCCAAGCTGCCACCTATCTCTGCCTGCTACGCAGCATTCGAGAACACGTGGCCCTTCATCAGGAATTTCATGGCAAGGGTGAGCGCTCAGTGGAGGAGTCTGCTGGCTTAGTGGGTCTCAAGTTGCCCCAGCAGCCTGGAGGGAAGGGCTGGGAGccatga